One Microbacterium keratanolyticum DNA window includes the following coding sequences:
- a CDS encoding DUF3039 domain-containing protein, which translates to MSTPLDAPDAGGVATLDRDLERLLEEELQEPGDHERFSHYVKKEKILESALTGKPVRALCGKKWTPGRDPEKFPVCPTCKEIYESLTK; encoded by the coding sequence ATGAGTACTCCGCTGGATGCCCCTGACGCCGGAGGCGTGGCCACACTCGACCGTGACCTCGAACGCCTTCTCGAAGAAGAGCTGCAGGAGCCGGGAGACCACGAGCGCTTCTCGCACTATGTCAAGAAAGAGAAGATCCTCGAGTCGGCGCTGACGGGCAAGCCCGTACGTGCGCTGTGCGGCAAGAAGTGGACTCCGGGTCGCGACCCCGAGAAGTTCCCGGTCTGCCCGACCTGCAAAGAGATCTACGAGTCGCTGACGAAGTAG